The following proteins are co-located in the Microbacterium immunditiarum genome:
- a CDS encoding alpha-amylase family glycosyl hydrolase, with amino-acid sequence MTTLMPHHDGSPLYVSNLAPDLGETVTVRLRVPAGYGPLSAVRTRSNPDHEPEWTDAAPLGSADGWEWWEASVTVRNRRHGYRWLLVHEDGTVEWLNQTGLHTIETLDAEDFALVAHPAPPAWLFDSVMYQIFPDRFARSAQADQRPMPDWAILAKWDDPVDPVLPGRSHQFYGGDLDGIVERLDHLVELGVNLLYLTPVFPAASNHRYDASSFDRVDPLLGGDEALVRLVEAAHARGIRVIGDLTSNHSGDRHEWFQAALGHPGAPEGDFYYFTNDDNTEYESWLGTPTLPKFNWASEELRRRFIAGPDSVVAKWLKPPFHSDGWRIDVANMTGRLGDIDLNAEVRQLLRRTMEEINPDTILLAESTNDAATDLQGDGWHGAMTYPSFTRPLWGWLCEPTGEPYLTAEGELRSDPWFFGQPIGGMPRYTAKQFADAVVRFTGSIPWRVRLGNMQALDTHDTGRFATHAAAGTVPVAVGLSMTLPGVPVLFAGDEYGLEGVDGEMSRTPMPWGTEEEPDAAARLALYRDLIRLRREHPVLGTGGLRWVHVDDAALAFVRESADETVLVIASRGDLDVSLPAGALPDADAAEALFGEATLAVADDGSVLLSAEGPAFAVWALPGVVVP; translated from the coding sequence GTGACCACCCTCATGCCGCACCACGACGGTTCGCCCCTGTACGTCTCGAACCTGGCACCCGACCTCGGCGAGACCGTGACCGTGCGCCTCCGTGTGCCCGCCGGCTACGGCCCGCTCTCGGCCGTCCGCACGCGCTCGAACCCCGACCATGAACCGGAATGGACGGATGCCGCGCCGCTCGGCTCGGCCGACGGGTGGGAGTGGTGGGAGGCATCCGTCACCGTCCGCAACCGCCGCCACGGCTACCGCTGGCTGCTCGTGCACGAGGACGGCACGGTGGAGTGGCTCAACCAGACCGGCCTGCACACGATCGAGACGCTCGACGCCGAGGACTTCGCCCTCGTCGCGCACCCCGCACCGCCCGCGTGGCTGTTCGACAGCGTGATGTACCAGATCTTCCCCGACCGCTTCGCCCGCTCGGCGCAGGCCGACCAGCGCCCGATGCCCGACTGGGCGATCCTCGCGAAGTGGGACGACCCCGTCGACCCGGTCCTGCCGGGCCGATCCCACCAGTTCTACGGCGGGGACCTCGACGGCATCGTCGAGCGCCTCGACCACCTCGTCGAGCTCGGCGTGAATCTGCTGTACCTCACGCCGGTGTTCCCGGCGGCGTCGAACCACCGCTACGACGCATCGAGCTTCGATCGCGTCGACCCGCTGCTCGGGGGTGATGAGGCTCTCGTGCGTCTCGTCGAGGCGGCGCATGCGCGCGGCATCCGTGTCATCGGAGACCTCACGAGCAACCACTCCGGCGACCGCCACGAGTGGTTCCAGGCGGCCCTCGGGCACCCGGGGGCGCCCGAGGGGGACTTCTACTACTTCACGAACGACGACAACACCGAGTACGAGTCGTGGCTCGGCACCCCGACGCTGCCGAAGTTCAACTGGGCGTCGGAGGAGCTGCGACGCCGATTCATCGCGGGCCCCGACTCGGTCGTCGCGAAATGGCTCAAGCCGCCGTTCCACTCCGACGGCTGGCGCATCGACGTCGCGAACATGACGGGCCGCCTCGGCGACATCGACCTCAACGCGGAGGTGCGGCAGCTGCTGCGCCGGACGATGGAGGAGATCAACCCCGACACGATCCTCCTCGCCGAGTCGACGAACGACGCCGCGACCGACCTGCAGGGCGACGGCTGGCACGGGGCGATGACGTATCCGTCGTTCACGCGGCCGCTGTGGGGATGGCTGTGCGAACCGACGGGCGAGCCGTACCTCACGGCCGAGGGCGAGCTGCGCTCGGACCCATGGTTCTTCGGGCAGCCGATCGGCGGCATGCCCCGCTACACCGCGAAGCAGTTCGCCGACGCGGTCGTGCGGTTCACGGGGTCGATCCCGTGGCGCGTGCGCCTCGGCAACATGCAAGCGCTCGACACGCACGACACCGGCCGCTTCGCGACTCACGCCGCTGCAGGCACAGTCCCGGTCGCGGTCGGGCTCTCGATGACGCTGCCCGGCGTGCCGGTGCTGTTCGCCGGCGACGAGTACGGCCTCGAGGGCGTAGACGGCGAGATGAGCCGCACCCCGATGCCGTGGGGCACGGAAGAAGAACCGGATGCCGCGGCCCGCCTCGCCCTGTATCGCGACCTCATCCGCCTGCGGCGCGAGCACCCGGTGCTCGGCACGGGCGGCCTGCGGTGGGTGCACGTCGACGACGCGGCGCTCGCGTTCGTGCGCGAGTCGGCCGACGAGACGGTCCTGGTGATCGCGTCGCGCGGCGATCTCGACGTGTCGCTGCCGGCGGGCGCGCTGCCGGATGCGGATGCCGCCGAGGCGCTGTTCGGCGAGGCGACGCTCGCTGTCGCCGATGACGGCTCGGTGCTGCTGTCGGCCGAGGGGCCGGCGTTCGCCGTGTGGGCGCTTCCCGGCGTCGTGGTGCCGTGA